A window from Vigna angularis cultivar LongXiaoDou No.4 chromosome 7, ASM1680809v1, whole genome shotgun sequence encodes these proteins:
- the LOC108338254 gene encoding uncharacterized protein LOC108338254, with translation MASLLTTSVISYSPVNNGSRGFGRSGNFSKGRYCIKAIKIEKSLEELYNVKVERKVSPERLTELGVSKWSVWKTGKSKLPWDWQVDQLVYIEEGEVRVVPQGSKRFMQFLAGDLVRYPKWFEADLWFNGPYQERYSFRAYGDD, from the coding sequence ATGGCAAGCTTGTTGACAACATCGGTCATCAGCTATTCTCCTGTGAACAATGGTTCCAGGGGATTTGGAAGGTCAGGGAATTTTTCTAAAGGAAGGTATTGCATAAAAGCAATAAAGATAGAGAAATCCTTGGAGGAATTGTACAATGTGAAAGTGGAAAGAAAAGTGTCTCCTGAGAGACTAACTGAGCTTGGAGTATCAAAATGGTCAGTGTGGAAGACTGGGAAAAGCAAGCTTCCCTGGGACTGGCAGGTAGACCAACTGGTGTACATTGAAGAAGGGGAAGTGAGAGTTGTGCCTCAAGGAAGCAAGCGTTTCATGCAATTTTTGGCTGGAGACTTGGTCCGGTACCCAAAGTGGTTTGAAGCTGATCTCTGGTTCAATGGCCCATATCAAGAACGTTATAGTTTTAGAGCATATGGTGATGATTAA
- the LOC108338252 gene encoding serine/threonine protein phosphatase 2A 59 kDa regulatory subunit B' gamma isoform, with protein MIKQILGKIPRKPSKSSHGNSNGEGGLNDGFSLTSSSNTLLKSNSVSSKSSSSGAVGSRSGNETIAQHCTNQPKKSAPTTASIMASTVYEALPSFRDVPSSEKQNLFIRKLNMCCVVFDFNDPAKHLKEKDVKRQTLLELVDYVSSVNSKFNELVMQEMTKMVATNLFRALPSSNHDGKLADISEPDEEEPVLEPAWPHLQIVYEFLFRFVASPETDPKLAKRYIDHSFVLRLLDLFDSEDQRERDYLKTILHRIYGKFMVHRPFIRKAINNIFYRFIFETEKHSGIAELLEILGSIINGFALPLKEEHKLFLVRALIPLHKPKCVSLYHQQLSYCITQFVEKDVKLADTVVRGLLKYWPITNSAKEVMFLGELEEVLEATQAAEFQRCVIPLFRRIGRCLNSLHFQVAERALFLWNNDHIRNLILQNSKVILPIIFPALEKNIRGHWNQAVQSLTLNVRKIFSDADQALFDECLMRFQEEEIKDREKLEKRESIWKELEDVAAANVVSNEAILVSRFVSSVAITTSANQLATAGG; from the exons ATGATTAAACAGATACTCGGTAAAATACCTCGCAAACCCTCAAAATCATCTCACGGCAATTCAAACGGTGAAGGAGGGTTAAATGATGGTTTCTCACTGACCTCATCTTCTAATACCCTCTTGAAATCGAATTCTGTTTCTTCAAAGTCTTCCAGTTCTGGTGCAGTTGGGTCTCGTTCTGGGAATGAGACTATTGCTCAACACTGTACCAATCAACCTAAGAAATCAGCTCCTACAACGGCTTCAATAATGGCTTCTACAGTTTATGAGGCTTTGCCTAGTTTTAGGGATGTCCCTAGCTCGGAGAAGCAGAATCTTTTTATTAGAAAGTTGAACATGTGCTGTGTTGTGTTTGATTTTAATGATCCTGCCAAGCATCTCAAAGAGAAGGACGTTAAACGGCAAACTCTACTTGAGCTTGTTGATTACGTTTCTTCTGTGAATTCGAAGTTTAACGAGTTAGTGATGCAGGAGATGACAAAGATGGTAGCAACAAATTTGTTTCGCGCTTTACCTTCTTCCAATCATGATGGGAAGTTGGCAGATATCAGTGAGCCTGATGAGGAAGAACCTGTTTTGGAACCGGCGTGGCCTCATCTGCAGATTGTGTACGAATTTCTCTTTAGATTTGTGGCTTCGCCTGAGACAGATCCTAAGCTCGCGAAAAGATACATTGATCACTCGTTTGTGTTGAGGCTGCTTGACCTTTTTGACTCGGAAGATCAACGAGAGAGGGATTACCTGAAGACTATTCTCCACCGTATTTATGGGAAGTTCATGGTGCATCGACCATTCATTAGAAAAGCTATCAACAATATCTTTTACCGGTTCATATTTGAGACAGAGAAACACAGTGGGATTGCTGAGTTGCTTGAAATATTGGGCAGCATAATAAATGGTTTTGCTTTGCCTTTAAAGGAAGAGCATAAACTGTTCCTCGTCCGGGCACTGATTCCGCTACACAAGCCTAAGTGCGTTTCTCTTTATCATCAGCAGCTTTCTTATTGTATTACTCAGTTTGTCGAGAAAGATGTCAAACTAGCTGATACTGTCGTTAGAGGCCTTTTGAAATATTGGCCGATAACTAATAGTGCAAAGGAGGTAATGTTCCTAGGTGAGTTGGAGGAAGTTTTAGAGGCAACACAAGCAGCAGAATTTCAGAGATGTGTGATCCCATTATTTCGTCGGATTGGTAGATGCCTTAATAGCTTACACTTTCAG GTAGCCGAACGAGCTCTGTTTCTGTGGAACAATGACCATATTCGAAATTTGATCTTACAAAACAGCAAAGTGATACTGCCTATAATATTCCCTGCTTTGGAGAAAAATATACGAGGCCATTGGAACCAAGCAGTTCAGAGTTTGACCCTGAATGTTAGAAAAATATTCTCTGATGCTGATCAGGCACTTTTTGACGAGTGCTTGATGAGATtccaagaagaagaaatcaaggaCAGGGAGAAGCTAGAAAAGCGGGAATCCATATGGAAAGAACTGGAAGATGTTGCCGCAGCTAATGTTGTAAGTAATGAGGCCATTCTTGTGTCAAGATTTGTGTCCTCTGTTGCTATCACAACCAGTGCAAATCAATTGGCTACTGCCGGTGGTTGA